CTGGTTCCTCACAAGGGACCTTGGATTGAATAATTGCTTCTGCTTGCTTGTTTGCTTTAAGCTTGGCCATTTTGCTCAAGCAATGTATAATATAATTTCAAGTCTCTTGCTTTTCCTCCCATCCATGTGCCTCTTTGACAAGTTTAAAGCCACTCACAGGATTTCTCTCGTTCCGACTTCACTAGTTAACATTTTATGCAACACCCCCTCCCTTGGCTGGTAAACAGATGCTTCAGTTATAAAGCATGCTTCAAAAAAGGAATGCTTTTGCCTCTTGACTAGCTTTGAATCGAATGGAAGTAGTTATTCAGGGCCGGGTTGTTTGAAAGCCGGTTAATGTTAACCCAGGATAAAACGTTAactgaagcattttttttttcttgtttgaaaatgtttttcacttCTGACGTTTGGTGTAGTTTGAGATTACTACAGCTCAAAACTAAAGGGCAAACAATATAAACAGAACACTTGACCAAAAGgttacaaaattgaaatcaaaattctcgCTAACCCtgggttagcttaatcgggctttgaacaacccGGCCCAGATGACTAAATCTATTTTTACTGCTTGTTATACAACTTAATGTTTGCAGAGCATATTTACCAATTCTAGGGTGCTGccttaccattattattatctcagAACTGGCTTAATTTGTCAGATGGGTCAGTCCTCAAATGTAAAACACTGGTTGCTGAACTAAGAGAACTGCTTCTGACAAACTGGTTATCCAAACTGGTTATCCATCCATTACAGGGTTAGGCCAGAAGCAGTTATAATTTATCAGTTCTACAGAACTGATGCATTCCATTTCTGTACCAGCCAATCCATCTGGCCAGTTCTGagacgaaaagaaaatgacaagcactataatttcattaaaatatttatttgaatGCATTGTAGGTGCCGATGGTTCAGCAGCGATCAGCTGCAATAATGTTTGAAAAGTCAAATGATGGTAATATTAATGAACTGTCCAAGAAACTGCAAAATGCTAcgtcaaccaatgagaagttAGAGGAAAATATGAAAGGGTTGGAGGAAAAACTATCAATTGCTGAAGAGGAAAAATTGCAGCTTCGAAAGGTTTGCATGATGCTTAAAGtagtatttttattaataacaGAGTACATACACAATTTGCATCATACTTCGATCATGCTTTGTAGATGTGGTGAAAAGTGTGGCAAATATTCTCACAAAAGACTTGTTAATGATTATGGTGTTGTTTTAGCATGAAAAGTAAGGAATTGAAGTTATTAAGCCTTCACTTTTGACTAttggcaataataataattatcattttagTTATCAAGGTTCTTGTGTTCTGGAAGAAATTTGTATTTGATGGTTTCACAGTTAGAGTATTGCTCTTTATTTATCTGTCTTACTAATCTATAGAGTAAGTTGGTCTTGGTTCTTGGCTGCTGTGATGAGTTTGTTTTGTCGACGTTTCAATATTTGTTCTTTTAGGAACTTGATGctattttggaaaaaattaaaccTCTTGAAGATGAAACAAAGAATCTCCAAGAAATCCTTGCAAAGCAAAGAGAGAAATATGAACAACTTCAGGTTAGTGACAGCAAGAGCATTGGAAATGGTTAAATGTCTAGTTGTAAATATGAAATTTCCTTTGACAGTTAGTGCTGTGTACTGGTAAGTATCAAACTTAATTGGGAATTAATCGGATTTCCAGGCATTACGCCAAGGTTTGTACCATATTTATGGCTTTCCACTTGCATGCCTGTATACATTACCATAACCATTCTTTGTCTTGTTTATGCAGGaacaacatcaaaaacaaatagaGGAAATTCGTAAAGCAGGTCATGATGCTTTGGCAGTCATTGTTGAAGAATACAAGGTATGGTGATGAAACTAGTTTGGTGTGGAATTTGACAGGGTGCAATATTATGGATTTGGAACATCAGTTGAAACATTGcttcaaaatgaaactgtGTTATCCTAAGTAATCAACATTCATCCATCTCATTTAAATTGTGCATTAATGTGGGCAAAGTATCCTAAAActaaattgacaaaaattttattcaagtGTCAAAGCTGTTTTAGTCAAAGACAAGCACTCTTCTGGTTGGAAGGACTAAAATAATTTGGTTAAATGAACCTACATATTCATTTTCATGAaagattgctttgtttttcttcaaggAACTTTCAAGAAAAGTTGTTCTCGAACAGCAGGAGGAGAATAAAATACGGCTGGAAACAATTTTGGAAgatcagaaaacaaaatttcaaagcttCCTTCAAGATCAGGCAAGcttttttacaaatttgatGCGTTTTCCCATATCTTGGTaggcaaagaaaaactttctATTGTGGAATTAATTCTACTGCATAAAATAAgtgaggttttcttttttttttttgctctaaAGCAAGAAAGTTTTCAGAGATTGTTACAGGAGGAAAGccaaaagaatgaaaagaaaggacTGGATTTACTGGAGGATGAAAAGCAACGACACAAGGTGGGATGAGGTTTTCTACTATTCAACTGCTATTGTAGTTAACACTTGTTTTTTGTACGATATGTCACATTCATCTTCgcatttgaaaaatgtgtctGCTCACTCACTACTAACTTCTACAGGCAGAAATTGAAGCTTACGTGGAAGAGGAGAAGATAAAGAGCAAAGAGGCTTTGAAAAAAGCTATGGAGGTAGATATCCTTTCCTCGTGGAATAGTGACTGTATTGACTATTCAGAATAATCAAGGATGCTGTGAAGGGATGGAGGGGTGGGTGGTGACTGTCGAATTTGCTGGCCACAATGAGAAATCGCGTTCAAGTGCTGAGGTGAAATTTGGACTGAGAGGATTGCCTCCTTCGCCTGTTATTCTGTCGTAGACGAACTAAAACTAAAAGCAAGCACGAGAAAAACGTGACTGCGCGAAATCTGGACGCTTTTTCGCGCCCTCATTCTTTCGTCCAGATTACCTAGTGTCACTTTTCTGGCCGCAAGTTTTTATTTCCGCCTCGCGCTTGACGAACTAAGCAACAAAGTGAGGGGAAGTGTTCCTAGTCAAAGTCAAGAATAAACACAGCTTAAGTCTAATAAAAGTGTTCCATCTTCATTCTCTtgccaaaagaaaatggaaaacacaaaaattgtgGGAAAAACTGAACGATTTGCCTTTGTTAAAGAGAGGGGTGATTAATCCCCTCTCTAAAATCCACGCCAGGCTTTttcgtctttttcttttcttgttttgatgttatatttgttttgtttttttgtttttttgtttttttttttttcaacaggaCGCAAGGGAGCAAAATTATGAAGCAATAGAAGCAACAAGAACAGAAGAAAGGAAGAAGTATGAAGACTTCGTTGCAGAGTACAGGGTAGAGAATTTTCCCAAAATTTACTCGTCAACAACTGTGCGAGCGcaagaaattttcattcatcacTGCGTGCTACCAAGGTTGCAGTCTAATCCGAAATGGTGTCAGTTGCGAATGCCACCCGGCGCTTGAATTCTTCCTAACCGGCACGTATTGCAAGATATTAGGAAGTTTAAGCAAATACGAGTCGACGGCAGCGAAAACGtcttctgaaaatgtaacttcgcgtttctacAATCATTTCTCAGTTACTCAAAGTCATtgcgcttgcaaaatgtgttcaaaCTATCGCAgcattaaattggaaccagcgcttcagagacaagaagacaaaattgaacagttGTCATcttatgctcacgtcgtccgcACAGCTGCAAAACAgttcatttcacgtcgtggaaagaacgagaacgtctgcgaaatgtactaaaatgaaaaatgcacgtgcaaagcgtgcaaaactattgtttttcattgtcaattatgcaaatttgtaacGTTCCTGTTTCCGCcatcgtcgtggttgcttaagcgcCAAGGTAGATTTCCTTTCATGCAGTACGTAACTAATTTTCTCATCTACAGGAAGCAATAAAAACGTCGACAGATCAAGAAGGAAAACGCTTACAGTCTTTTTTAGAAGAAGCTATGAAGGAAGCCAATGGAAGGAACCAAGTAGGTGACGGTGATCCGTTTTGttcaaattctttattttctcattTACTTTAAGAAAAATGCGAAAATTCTCAACCTTGGGTTTCAAGCGTTCTGATTGGCCCACTCTTTCTTTCCCCATTTCTCTTCGCGTTCCCGCCCTGCATGGGCGATATTCTTTGCTCTCCCTCGACACTTGTATGGATCTAGAAATACTGATATTCACGAAAGATCTCGATTTCTCGACCGTCTGTAAAGCAGGTCACTAAATATTAGAAATCGTGCATTTTCTTGGCCCTCAGCTGCTCTTGAAGTTATGCTCGGTCGACTACTGTTGATGGTATAGACGAATGAAGAGTTtcttttctgaagaaactgttgtACGTCTTGGACGGGTCTTGAAACTCgtaaatttggtatcaaaagagttgataaaggtcatATTTCCCGCTACCTTAAGATTAcaaactgacgtttcaagcgtaagtccttcgtcagagtgaTTGATTCGACTCGTTTCGTTTCGTGATCACGAAGAACGCTCGCACAAAATACGAAAAGCGACACGTCAAACTCGTCTGTTCCAAGGATTCCCTGTTTACGTCACTGCCAATCATTTCTTCTTTCAGGAGGCGTTGGAGAGTTCTTTAACGGAGGAAAGAAAGAGAGGACGACAGTACGCTGAGGAAGTTAAAGAACAAACCAAGAAGgaaatgttgaaatacttaGCTGAGAAgcaagaggtaaaaaatgacaataatcAGTTTGAGCTATTGATGACAACGCTTTGACAGTTGTCCTCCTATAATTCAAAGAGTGACAATGTAGAACCGTGGTATACgtttgctgtgttttttacTTCGATGTTGTCCTAAGGTGACACTGAGTTAaacagttgtttgtttttcccacAGGCCGACAAAGCTGCGCGACAGAAGCACCTTCACTGCTTGGACCTGTTTCTTGAAAGTGCGAGAGCTCAGTTAAAAGCGCTCATGGAGGaacaatttgagaaagatCCGCTTCACCAGTCGAATGGATTATAATCAGTTTAACTGCGTCTACGTCGTAGTCGAGGGAGCAAGGCCAAAAATTGGGCGGAATATGAGAGGGAGAGGGAATTACCTTTTCCGCTTAGCTC
This sequence is a window from Acropora palmata chromosome 6, jaAcrPala1.3, whole genome shotgun sequence. Protein-coding genes within it:
- the LOC141884257 gene encoding uncharacterized protein LOC141884257, with translation MDEYNWADFGSPAADNQGAANDDDDDWAEFGGFESATPAVNGSNQSGSLITWAAVEVPPLVSSTPSSLKPSTADETASAFASPSLTSDETNKPHAESLSKPVDHTDFIKSFLSSDEDFSAPFTAATSSLIAAAKEKSLNETTAYPSFQADFSSSAGELNQQSLSQHIEMKDSVFVDKNTDQVISSKHDGGESFFKKDNFPEPGILAVHQPLQENAPDTSKGNLDKVPMVQQRSAAIMFEKSNDGNINELSKKLQNATSTNEKLEENMKGLEEKLSIAEEEKLQLRKELDAILEKIKPLEDETKNLQEILAKQREKYEQLQEQHQKQIEEIRKAGHDALAVIVEEYKELSRKVVLEQQEENKIRLETILEDQKTKFQSFLQDQQESFQRLLQEESQKNEKKGLDLLEDEKQRHKAEIEAYVEEEKIKSKEALKKAMEDAREQNYEAIEATRTEERKKYEDFVAEYREAIKTSTDQEGKRLQSFLEEAMKEANGRNQEALESSLTEERKRGRQYAEEVKEQTKKEMLKYLAEKQEADKAARQKHLHCLDLFLESARAQLKALMEEQFEKDPLHQSNGL